The Clostridium sp. AWRP genome has a window encoding:
- a CDS encoding L-ribulose-5-phosphate 4-epimerase has protein sequence MLEDLKEKVLEANLMLPKYHMVTFTWGNVSGIDRSQGLVVIKPSGVEYTKMKANDMVVVDLNGKVIEGDLNPSSDTATHLVLYRNFPDILGIVHTHSPWAVSFAQAGICIPAAGTTHGDYFYGDIPVTPKMTKDEIVTDYEKQTGDVIVKIFKNNSINPNDIPGVLVNDHGPFTWGTNPKNAVHNAVVLEEVAKIAYHAIQLNPHNIRMDQILLDKHFKRKHGKNAYYGQNNK, from the coding sequence ATGTTAGAAGATTTAAAAGAAAAAGTACTCGAGGCTAATTTGATGTTACCAAAATACCATATGGTAACATTTACATGGGGCAACGTAAGTGGAATTGACCGCAGTCAAGGTCTTGTAGTTATTAAGCCTAGTGGTGTTGAATATACAAAAATGAAAGCAAATGATATGGTCGTTGTAGATCTTAATGGGAAAGTAATTGAAGGAGATTTAAATCCCTCGAGTGACACAGCAACTCACTTAGTATTATATAGAAACTTCCCTGACATCTTAGGCATTGTACACACCCATTCTCCTTGGGCCGTATCTTTTGCTCAAGCAGGTATTTGCATTCCTGCAGCTGGTACTACACATGGAGATTATTTCTACGGAGATATTCCTGTAACACCAAAGATGACTAAAGATGAAATAGTCACAGATTATGAGAAGCAGACAGGAGATGTAATTGTTAAAATATTCAAGAACAATAGTATTAATCCAAATGATATACCTGGAGTTCTTGTAAATGATCATGGTCCATTTACTTGGGGAACCAATCCTAAAAATGCAGTTCATAACGCAGTTGTTCTAGAGGAAGTTGCAAAGATTGCATATCATGCTATTCAACTAAATCCTCATAACATTAGAATGGATCAAATTTTATTGGACAAACACTTTAAACGTAAGCATGGTAAAAATGCTTATTACGGTCAAAATAATAAGTAA
- a CDS encoding alpha-N-arabinofuranosidase — translation MKKVSYYYDNHFKIGDVNENLYSSFIEHLGRAVYSGIYEPGHEKADEDGFRTDAMKVIKDLKLGLVRYPGGNFVSNYDWKDGIGPKENRPKRMEFAWSSVETNQFGIDDFCRWAKKVGIEPMIAVNLGTGSVKSAAELVEYCNHPGGTYWSDLRIKNGSKEPYNIKYWCLGNEMEGTWQAGHLSAEDYAKKACEAAKLMKWVDKDIKLVACGSSYEMLPTYMDWDRIVLKELYPYVDYISTHNYNMNTNQGTSNFLASYKQLDDHIKNTERVLDYVKAKNKEEKDIKICLDEWNVWNFQDIKLDSLDDLQGLTTFEVTSAEKWEEAPSILEEKYSLLDALTVGGLAITLINNADRVKIACLAQLINVIAPITTQRNGGILKQSTYYPFSMVSNYGRGSVLKPSVNGATYKCDFGELPLVEAATVYDKESDEIRVFALNCNQDEDTELDLQFNGFGNRKISKQFVLSGDDLELRNTFESPNNVIVKEKDLSNCDGTEVVLPKLSWNVLIIK, via the coding sequence GTGAAAAAAGTTAGTTATTATTATGATAATCATTTTAAGATTGGGGATGTTAATGAAAACTTATATAGCTCATTTATTGAGCATTTAGGTAGGGCTGTATATAGTGGGATTTATGAACCAGGACATGAAAAGGCTGATGAAGATGGATTTAGAACAGATGCTATGAAAGTAATAAAGGATTTAAAGTTAGGATTGGTTCGTTACCCTGGTGGAAACTTTGTTTCTAATTATGATTGGAAAGATGGCATTGGACCAAAGGAGAACAGGCCTAAAAGGATGGAATTTGCTTGGTCAAGTGTTGAAACAAATCAATTTGGAATTGATGATTTTTGTCGTTGGGCAAAAAAAGTTGGTATTGAACCAATGATAGCAGTTAATTTAGGAACAGGTAGTGTTAAAAGTGCAGCTGAACTTGTAGAGTATTGTAATCATCCTGGCGGAACTTACTGGAGTGATCTTCGTATTAAAAATGGAAGTAAGGAACCTTATAATATAAAATATTGGTGTCTTGGAAATGAAATGGAAGGTACCTGGCAAGCAGGTCATTTATCAGCAGAAGATTATGCAAAAAAAGCTTGTGAAGCTGCTAAACTTATGAAATGGGTAGACAAGGATATTAAATTAGTTGCTTGTGGAAGTAGTTATGAAATGCTTCCTACTTACATGGACTGGGATAGAATTGTACTTAAAGAACTTTATCCTTATGTTGATTACATATCTACTCATAATTATAATATGAATACTAATCAAGGAACATCAAATTTTCTGGCATCATATAAGCAACTTGATGACCATATAAAGAATACAGAAAGAGTTCTTGATTATGTAAAGGCAAAAAATAAGGAAGAAAAAGATATAAAAATATGTTTAGATGAATGGAATGTATGGAACTTCCAGGATATAAAACTTGACAGTCTTGACGATTTACAGGGATTAACGACTTTTGAAGTAACTTCAGCTGAGAAATGGGAAGAAGCTCCTTCAATTTTAGAGGAAAAATATAGTCTTTTAGATGCTCTAACAGTTGGTGGTCTTGCAATAACTTTAATAAATAATGCTGATAGAGTAAAGATTGCATGTCTTGCACAATTAATTAATGTAATAGCACCTATTACAACTCAGAGAAATGGAGGAATTTTAAAACAGTCAACTTATTATCCATTTAGTATGGTTAGTAATTATGGTAGAGGATCTGTACTTAAACCATCTGTTAATGGTGCAACTTATAAATGTGATTTTGGTGAATTACCTTTAGTAGAAGCAGCTACTGTTTATGATAAAGAATCTGACGAAATTAGAGTATTTGCATTAAATTGTAATCAGGATGAAGATACAGAATTAGACCTTCAATTTAATGGCTTTGGGAATCGTAAAATTTCTAAACAATTTGTATTATCTGGAGATGACTTAGAACTTAGAAATACATTTGAAAGTCCTAACAATGTTATTGTAAAGGAAAAAGATCTTTCAAATTGTGATGGTACGGAAGTTGTTCTTCCAAAACTTTCTTGGAACGTTTTAATTATAAAGTAA
- a CDS encoding sugar ABC transporter substrate-binding protein produces the protein MIKFKSIRKSMRSILLCGLVLVLSIGLMACGSTSTSNSGTSSKKKTIAFIPPSLVSPFYTQAVTGAKQEAAKEGFNIKVLAPQTEDDFNGLLKIVEDVITQQVDAIAICTTDDKTMAAVVKKANDAKIPVIVFNSLSPIKGADVYSYVGYDQKQAGAQAADYLGTKLKDKQFNVGVLEGLPGVFTDNRKGGFVNEAKKYSNVKIVATQPADWQREKGMNVATNLYQANKAINMFYGLSDEMAIGAAQAFKSAGVKDGVTIGIDGNPATLDSIAQGETTATIYTDPKQIGKESIIDCSKALKGEKMANKLDKTKTFVVDKSNVSTYKAK, from the coding sequence ATGATTAAATTTAAATCAATTAGAAAAAGCATGAGGTCAATTCTATTATGTGGACTTGTATTAGTTCTAAGTATAGGTCTCATGGCATGTGGAAGTACGAGCACTTCAAATTCTGGTACAAGCAGTAAAAAGAAAACGATAGCATTTATTCCACCATCACTTGTAAGTCCATTTTATACTCAGGCTGTTACAGGAGCAAAGCAAGAAGCAGCTAAAGAAGGATTTAACATAAAAGTATTGGCTCCTCAAACAGAAGACGATTTCAATGGATTGTTAAAAATAGTTGAAGATGTTATAACTCAACAAGTTGATGCTATTGCAATATGTACTACAGATGATAAAACTATGGCTGCTGTTGTAAAAAAAGCAAATGATGCAAAGATACCAGTTATTGTATTTAACTCTTTAAGTCCAATAAAGGGTGCAGATGTTTATTCTTATGTTGGATATGACCAAAAACAAGCAGGAGCTCAAGCTGCAGATTATTTAGGAACTAAACTTAAGGATAAACAATTTAATGTGGGTGTTCTAGAGGGTCTTCCTGGTGTATTTACAGACAATAGAAAAGGTGGCTTTGTAAATGAAGCTAAAAAATATTCAAATGTAAAGATTGTAGCTACACAACCAGCTGATTGGCAGAGAGAAAAAGGTATGAATGTTGCAACTAACCTTTATCAAGCTAATAAGGCTATAAATATGTTTTATGGATTGAGTGATGAAATGGCAATAGGTGCAGCTCAAGCTTTCAAATCAGCAGGAGTTAAGGATGGAGTTACTATTGGTATAGATGGAAATCCAGCTACTTTAGACTCAATTGCACAGGGAGAGACTACTGCTACAATTTATACAGATCCAAAACAAATTGGTAAAGAAAGTATAATAGATTGTTCTAAAGCTTTAAAAGGTGAAAAAATGGCAAATAAATTAGATAAGACAAAGACTTTTGTAGTAGACAAGAGTAACGTTAGTACTTATAAAGCAAAATAA
- the araA gene encoding L-arabinose isomerase — MLKNKKMEFWFIVGSQHLYGEEALAEVKEHSMEIANTLNKSGKLPYPIVFKSLATSASQITKLMKEVNYNDNVAGVITWMHTFSPAKMWIAGTKLLQKPLLHLATQFYEHIPWKTIDMDYMNLHQSAHGDREYGFINARLKKHNKIVVGHWKKENVQKQIADWMNVAVGYILSQDIKVARFGDNMRNVAVTEGDKIEAQIQFGWTVDYFGIGDLVAEMHKVSQKDIDDTYEEFKKIYIMDVGENDPKFYENQVKEQIRIEIGLRHFLEAGDYTAFTTNFEDLYGMKQLPGLAVQRLNAEGYGFAGEGDWKTAALSRLIKIMTNNKKTGFMEDYTYELSEGNEEILGAHMLEVDPTFASDKPRVVVKPLGIGDREDPARLIFNGSTGKGTSMTMLDLGTHYRLIISEVNAVEPAEDTPELPVAKMVWKPEPNFDDGVKAWIYAGGGHHTVLTLGLTVEQVYDWARMVNLESVIIDHNTNLRDIIRETTK; from the coding sequence ATGTTAAAAAATAAAAAAATGGAATTTTGGTTTATTGTAGGCAGCCAACATTTATATGGTGAAGAGGCACTAGCAGAGGTAAAAGAACATTCTATGGAAATTGCAAATACTTTAAATAAGAGTGGCAAATTACCTTATCCTATTGTATTTAAATCTCTTGCAACTTCTGCCAGTCAAATAACAAAACTTATGAAGGAAGTAAACTACAATGATAATGTAGCTGGTGTTATTACATGGATGCATACATTCTCACCAGCTAAAATGTGGATTGCTGGTACTAAATTATTACAAAAACCATTACTTCATCTAGCAACACAATTTTACGAACATATTCCTTGGAAAACAATTGATATGGACTATATGAATTTACATCAAAGTGCTCATGGTGATAGAGAATATGGTTTTATTAATGCTAGATTAAAAAAACATAATAAAATTGTTGTAGGCCATTGGAAAAAGGAAAATGTTCAAAAACAAATTGCAGATTGGATGAATGTAGCTGTAGGCTATATTTTAAGTCAAGATATCAAAGTTGCACGTTTTGGCGATAACATGCGTAACGTTGCTGTTACTGAAGGTGATAAGATTGAAGCTCAAATTCAGTTTGGATGGACAGTAGATTACTTCGGAATTGGTGATTTAGTTGCTGAAATGCATAAAGTTTCCCAAAAAGACATTGATGATACTTATGAAGAATTTAAAAAGATTTATATTATGGATGTAGGAGAAAATGACCCTAAATTCTATGAGAATCAAGTAAAAGAACAAATTAGAATTGAAATTGGACTGCGTCATTTCTTAGAAGCAGGAGACTATACTGCATTTACAACAAATTTCGAAGATTTATATGGTATGAAACAGTTACCTGGACTTGCAGTTCAGCGTTTAAATGCTGAAGGATATGGTTTCGCAGGAGAAGGTGATTGGAAAACTGCTGCTTTAAGTAGACTTATAAAAATCATGACAAACAATAAAAAGACAGGATTTATGGAAGATTATACTTATGAATTAAGTGAAGGTAATGAGGAAATCTTAGGCGCTCATATGTTGGAAGTTGATCCAACATTTGCATCTGACAAGCCTAGAGTTGTGGTAAAACCATTAGGAATAGGTGATCGTGAAGATCCTGCTCGTTTGATATTCAATGGATCTACTGGTAAAGGTACTTCAATGACAATGCTAGATCTTGGAACACATTATCGTTTGATAATCAGTGAAGTAAATGCTGTAGAACCTGCAGAGGATACTCCTGAACTTCCTGTAGCTAAGATGGTATGGAAGCCTGAGCCAAACTTTGATGATGGTGTAAAAGCTTGGATTTATGCTGGTGGTGGTCATCATACTGTTCTTACTCTAGGATTAACAGTTGAACAAGTATATGATTGGGCCCGAATGGTTAATTTAGAATCAGTTATTATAGATCATAATACAAATTTAAGAGATATTATAAGAGAAACTACAAAATAA
- a CDS encoding GntR family transcriptional regulator → MKHKYEKVKEEIISWAVNEKYKPHEKIPTESELMELFKVSRHTIRRAISDLAAEKYLYRLQGSGIYVSDFKQNEIYLRNNKNVGVLTTYISNYIFPDIIRGIEDTLYDESYSLLLSSTKNNIMLESSNLKNLLAHKIDGLIVEPTKSAYQSPNMGYFNNLIEQDIPFVMINASYSQVKVPSLCVDDLKGGNIAAKYLITLGHKNIAGIFKVDDLQGVHRMNGFITGCQESNVLLRQDKILTYLSEETNTLLPEKIKNVLKQEKRPTGVFCYNDEIAYMVLNIAHSLKLKVPEDLSIIGFDDSPMAKIMEPKLTSITHPKEKMGIDAAKLIIRLINNNNHFNEGDSILYEPEIIIRSSTTSI, encoded by the coding sequence ATGAAACATAAATATGAAAAAGTAAAAGAAGAAATTATTAGCTGGGCAGTTAATGAAAAATATAAACCACATGAAAAAATTCCAACAGAATCAGAACTTATGGAGCTATTTAAGGTTAGTAGACATACCATAAGAAGAGCAATAAGTGATCTAGCGGCAGAGAAGTACTTGTATAGATTGCAGGGAAGTGGAATATATGTATCTGATTTTAAACAAAATGAAATTTACTTGAGAAATAACAAGAATGTTGGGGTGCTTACAACATATATTTCCAACTATATATTCCCTGATATAATTAGAGGAATTGAAGATACACTATATGATGAATCGTACTCTCTTTTATTATCTTCTACTAAGAATAACATAATGCTTGAAAGTAGCAATTTAAAAAATTTATTAGCACATAAAATAGATGGACTTATTGTAGAACCTACAAAGAGTGCGTATCAAAGTCCTAACATGGGCTATTTTAACAATTTAATAGAGCAAGATATACCTTTTGTTATGATAAATGCATCTTATTCTCAAGTTAAAGTGCCAAGCTTATGTGTAGATGATTTAAAAGGGGGCAATATAGCTGCAAAGTATTTGATTACTTTAGGGCATAAAAATATAGCTGGTATTTTCAAGGTAGATGACCTACAAGGTGTACATAGGATGAATGGCTTTATTACTGGGTGTCAGGAAAGCAATGTATTATTAAGACAAGATAAAATTTTAACCTATCTGTCAGAGGAAACGAATACACTATTACCTGAAAAGATAAAGAATGTTTTAAAACAGGAAAAACGTCCGACAGGTGTATTTTGTTATAATGATGAAATTGCATACATGGTGTTAAATATTGCACATAGTTTAAAATTAAAGGTTCCTGAGGATTTATCGATTATTGGATTCGATGATTCTCCAATGGCAAAAATCATGGAACCGAAATTAACATCAATAACTCATCCAAAAGAAAAGATGGGAATAGATGCTGCCAAATTAATTATCAGATTAATTAATAATAATAATCATTTTAATGAAGGTGATTCAATATTATATGAACCTGAAATTATTATTAGAAGTTCTACAACATCAATTTAA
- a CDS encoding FGGY-family carbohydrate kinase: MTINKNKIKEIQNGKTSLGIEFGSTRIKAVLIGNDFSPLASGSFEWETSLKDGIWTYSLEEIWKGLQYSYQKLFAEVKEKYGVTLSKIGSIGFSAMMHGYMAFDKQGNLLVPFRTWRNTMTEEASKKLTESFQFNIPERWSIAHLYQAILRKEPHIEKLDFITTLAGYIHWQLTGKKVLGICDASGMFPIDMNTHNYDNHMLETFNHLPEVEKYSLNVEKLLPKVLLAGENAGVLIPEGANKLDVSGNLQSGIPLCPPEGDAGTGMVATNSVAPRTGNISAGTSIFAMVVLENPLKKVHPEIDMVTTPTGDLVGMVHANNGYSDIDAWVNIFHEFAEAINVNIPRDLLYMGLYTQAFLGDPDCGGILAYNYFAGENITGVSEGRPLIVRKPKSNFNLPNFMKAHLFTSLGALKIGMDILLKDEGVKLDKLLGHGGLFKTPIVGQEAVAAAVNTPVSVMETAGEGGAWGIALLASYLNNKEGNSTLAEFLSKKVFAGYVADEVKPEAKDVKGFEQFMKRYKNGIPIEQAAVDYLI, encoded by the coding sequence TTGACTATAAATAAGAATAAAATAAAAGAAATTCAAAATGGCAAAACATCATTAGGGATAGAATTTGGTTCTACTCGTATTAAAGCTGTTCTCATTGGAAACGATTTTTCTCCATTAGCTAGTGGCAGCTTTGAATGGGAGACAAGCTTAAAAGATGGTATTTGGACCTACTCACTAGAAGAAATCTGGAAAGGATTACAATATAGTTATCAAAAACTTTTTGCTGAAGTAAAAGAAAAATATGGTGTCACACTTTCAAAAATTGGTTCAATTGGTTTTTCAGCAATGATGCATGGATATATGGCCTTCGATAAACAAGGCAACCTACTTGTTCCATTTAGGACATGGCGTAATACCATGACAGAAGAAGCATCGAAGAAGTTAACAGAATCATTTCAGTTCAATATTCCTGAGAGATGGAGCATAGCTCATTTATATCAGGCTATTCTCCGTAAAGAACCTCATATTGAAAAGCTTGATTTTATAACTACTTTAGCTGGTTATATTCATTGGCAATTAACAGGTAAAAAGGTTTTGGGTATTTGTGATGCATCAGGAATGTTTCCAATTGATATGAATACTCATAATTATGATAACCATATGTTAGAAACATTCAATCACTTGCCAGAAGTTGAAAAGTATTCATTGAATGTAGAGAAGCTTTTACCAAAAGTCTTACTAGCCGGGGAAAATGCTGGCGTCTTAATTCCAGAAGGAGCCAATAAACTTGATGTGAGTGGAAATCTTCAAAGTGGTATTCCACTATGTCCACCTGAAGGAGATGCAGGTACAGGAATGGTTGCTACAAATTCAGTTGCACCACGTACAGGAAATATATCTGCAGGCACATCAATTTTTGCAATGGTAGTCCTTGAGAATCCACTTAAGAAGGTTCATCCAGAGATTGATATGGTAACAACACCTACAGGAGACTTAGTTGGAATGGTCCATGCAAATAATGGTTATTCTGATATAGACGCATGGGTTAATATCTTTCATGAATTTGCCGAAGCAATAAATGTCAACATTCCAAGAGATCTTCTTTATATGGGACTCTATACTCAAGCATTTCTAGGTGATCCTGATTGTGGAGGAATTCTTGCATATAACTATTTTGCAGGCGAAAATATCACAGGTGTTTCGGAAGGTAGACCTCTAATTGTACGAAAACCAAAAAGTAATTTCAATCTACCAAACTTTATGAAAGCACATCTCTTTACTTCACTAGGAGCATTGAAAATTGGAATGGACATTCTCCTAAAAGATGAAGGCGTAAAGCTTGACAAGTTACTTGGTCATGGTGGATTATTCAAGACACCTATTGTAGGACAAGAAGCAGTTGCAGCTGCAGTAAATACACCAGTATCAGTTATGGAAACTGCAGGTGAAGGCGGTGCATGGGGAATTGCACTATTAGCTAGTTATTTGAATAATAAGGAAGGCAATTCCACACTAGCAGAGTTTTTATCTAAGAAGGTTTTTGCTGGTTATGTAGCTGATGAAGTAAAACCTGAAGCAAAAGACGTTAAAGGTTTTGAACAATTTATGAAACGTTATAAAAATGGAATTCCTATTGAACAAGCTGCAGTGGATTATTTAATCTAG
- a CDS encoding aldose epimerase family protein, translated as MIEKSVFGSFKGTNIYKYTMTNKHGMKVSCISHGATLTEIVVPDKLGNFSNVLLGFDNLDSYIKDRKMFLGAAIGPVAGRIANGSFKIKGISYNVPKNEGENTLHGGTYGFNSLIWNSNTEDSEEASSVLFYRTISTEEDGFPGTLNVEVKYTLNNNNDLLITFSGLSNKDTLFNPTVHSYFNLNNDITKLFSSHTLQISASRYAEINEDLLPTGTLKEVAGTPFDFQQPKNLEDAIKYLQNESGLNGFDHPFNVNGKNIATLINHDTCRRLDIESDRNALIVYTLNIKDDTWKVQNQKLVSNMGIALEPQTLPDAIHYKNFGDIILPANKRKYYNITYHFSLI; from the coding sequence ATGATAGAAAAAAGTGTTTTTGGTTCTTTCAAAGGAACCAACATTTACAAATATACAATGACTAATAAACATGGTATGAAAGTTTCCTGTATCTCCCACGGAGCTACTTTAACAGAAATTGTTGTACCAGATAAGTTAGGCAACTTTTCAAATGTTTTGTTAGGCTTTGACAACTTAGATAGTTATATAAAAGATAGAAAAATGTTTCTAGGAGCAGCTATAGGGCCAGTAGCTGGTCGCATAGCTAATGGCTCTTTTAAAATTAAAGGTATCTCCTATAATGTTCCTAAAAATGAAGGTGAAAATACACTTCATGGTGGCACTTATGGTTTCAATTCTCTTATATGGAATAGTAACACAGAAGATTCTGAAGAAGCCTCTAGTGTACTTTTTTATAGAACTATATCTACCGAAGAAGATGGATTTCCTGGGACATTAAATGTAGAAGTTAAATATACACTTAATAACAATAATGATTTATTAATCACTTTTAGTGGATTAAGCAATAAAGATACACTTTTTAATCCTACAGTACATTCATACTTCAACTTAAATAATGACATTACAAAGTTGTTCTCAAGTCATACACTACAAATTAGTGCATCCCGTTATGCTGAAATTAATGAAGACTTATTACCAACTGGTACTTTAAAAGAAGTTGCTGGAACACCTTTTGATTTCCAGCAACCTAAAAATTTGGAAGATGCAATTAAATATTTGCAAAATGAATCGGGACTCAATGGCTTTGACCATCCCTTTAATGTAAATGGTAAAAATATTGCTACTTTAATTAATCATGATACATGTAGACGCTTAGACATTGAATCAGACCGTAATGCCCTAATCGTTTATACTCTTAATATTAAAGATGACACTTGGAAAGTGCAAAATCAAAAATTGGTTTCCAATATGGGAATAGCTTTGGAACCGCAGACATTACCTGATGCAATTCATTATAAAAATTTCGGTGACATTATATTACCTGCAAATAAAAGAAAATACTATAATATCACATACCACTTTAGTTTAATTTAA
- a CDS encoding MFS transporter encodes MKMQDKDAFKENLKFSEKFGYGCGDLAINFTWASLGMFVVYFYTDVVGMSAAIIGTIMLFSRCLDGVLDVIMGTIVDKTNSKYGKARPWILWGSIPFVVLTVSIFMVPNISIFGKIVYIVISYNLLMIAFTAIAIPYGTLNSLVTQDQHQREVLNLFRMFLAQIGVLIVTNLTMPLVNLFGGKQPGWALTYSVLGVVSLILFVYVFKTQKERVKPIKKEKIPLKISLKALCQNKYWFIATIFFIVYSIGYAINQGSTVYYAKYLLGNSSLVGGLTIAYLAPVLVGFLMISKVYDKYGKRNAMIIGSIISIGGYLITIINPYSLTVVMVSQIVKGFGQAFLLGGVWALFPDTIEYGEWKTGIRNEGLLYSGGSLGQKMGIGFGTAITGWILAWGGYNGAQAVQASSAVFSIKALFIHVPIIIYVAQIILLLCYGLDKEYPRIMKDLQLRKSKMSTENN; translated from the coding sequence ATGAAAATGCAAGATAAAGATGCTTTTAAAGAAAATTTGAAATTTAGTGAAAAATTTGGTTATGGATGTGGAGATTTAGCCATTAACTTTACCTGGGCTTCTTTAGGAATGTTTGTAGTATATTTTTATACTGATGTTGTTGGTATGTCTGCTGCTATTATTGGAACTATTATGCTGTTCTCACGTTGTTTAGACGGTGTCTTAGATGTTATAATGGGTACAATTGTTGATAAAACTAATTCAAAGTATGGTAAAGCTCGTCCTTGGATATTATGGGGATCAATTCCTTTCGTTGTGTTAACGGTGTCAATATTTATGGTACCAAACATAAGTATTTTTGGGAAGATAGTGTATATTGTAATATCTTACAACTTACTCATGATAGCGTTTACCGCAATTGCTATTCCTTATGGCACATTAAATTCATTGGTTACTCAAGACCAACATCAGAGAGAGGTATTAAATCTTTTTAGAATGTTTTTGGCACAAATAGGAGTATTAATTGTTACTAATCTTACAATGCCATTGGTAAACTTATTTGGAGGAAAACAACCTGGATGGGCTTTGACTTATTCAGTTTTAGGAGTAGTTTCTTTAATATTATTTGTTTATGTTTTTAAAACGCAAAAAGAAAGAGTAAAACCAATTAAAAAGGAAAAGATTCCTTTGAAAATTAGTCTAAAGGCTTTATGTCAAAACAAATATTGGTTTATAGCAACCATATTTTTTATAGTTTATAGTATTGGATATGCTATAAATCAAGGTAGTACGGTATATTATGCTAAATATCTTCTTGGTAATTCTTCCTTAGTTGGAGGATTAACTATTGCATATTTAGCTCCAGTATTAGTAGGATTCCTTATGATCTCAAAAGTTTATGATAAATATGGAAAAAGAAATGCTATGATCATTGGTTCAATAATAAGCATAGGCGGCTACTTAATTACAATAATAAATCCGTATAGTTTAACAGTTGTTATGGTTTCTCAAATTGTCAAAGGTTTTGGTCAAGCTTTCTTGTTAGGAGGAGTATGGGCATTATTTCCTGATACTATAGAATATGGAGAATGGAAAACAGGCATAAGAAATGAAGGATTGCTTTATAGCGGAGGTAGTTTAGGACAAAAGATGGGTATAGGTTTTGGTACAGCCATAACAGGATGGATTTTAGCTTGGGGCGGATATAATGGTGCACAAGCAGTGCAAGCTAGTTCTGCAGTATTTTCAATAAAAGCATTGTTTATTCATGTTCCAATAATAATATATGTTGCTCAAATTATATTATTGCTCTGTTATGGACTTGACAAAGAGTATCCACGCATTATGAAGGATTTGCAATTAAGAAAAAGTAAAATGAGTACCGAAAATAACTAA
- a CDS encoding peptidylprolyl isomerase: MQNDVLAIVNGMEIKESDLKEAINRFPQDKRNQLNTAEGKKYLLNEMVFFELAYSYAKDENLEKDDEYLKMLESAKKEILTQIAISKVMNKVNVTDKESQDYYEANKDMYKKPERVKAKHILVDSVEKAKKISKEISEGMSFEEAAQKYSTCPSKAQGGNLGEFARGQMVPEFENAAFSLDIGVVSEPVKTQFGYHLIKVEEKIEPSIASYDEVKNAIKNGLLQERQKYQYSKFNKELRSKYKVEMK, from the coding sequence ATGCAAAATGATGTGTTAGCAATTGTAAATGGAATGGAAATAAAAGAAAGCGATCTTAAAGAAGCAATTAATAGATTTCCACAAGATAAGAGAAATCAATTAAATACGGCTGAAGGTAAGAAATATTTACTTAATGAGATGGTATTTTTTGAATTAGCATATAGTTACGCTAAAGACGAAAACTTAGAAAAAGATGATGAGTATTTAAAGATGCTGGAATCTGCTAAAAAAGAAATATTAACTCAAATAGCTATATCTAAAGTTATGAATAAGGTTAATGTAACGGATAAAGAAAGTCAGGATTATTATGAAGCTAATAAAGATATGTATAAAAAGCCTGAAAGAGTAAAAGCAAAGCATATATTAGTAGATAGTGTAGAAAAAGCTAAGAAAATTTCAAAAGAAATTTCAGAAGGTATGTCCTTTGAGGAAGCTGCACAAAAATATTCAACTTGTCCATCTAAGGCTCAAGGTGGCAACTTAGGTGAATTTGCTAGAGGACAAATGGTTCCAGAATTTGAGAACGCTGCATTTAGTTTAGATATAGGCGTAGTTAGTGAACCTGTAAAAACTCAATTTGGATACCATCTTATAAAAGTGGAAGAGAAAATAGAACCTTCTATAGCATCTTATGACGAAGTAAAGAACGCTATTAAGAATGGATTATTACAAGAAAGACAGAAATATCAGTATTCAAAATTTAATAAAGAATTGAGAAGTAAATATAAAGTTGAAATGAAGTAA